cacttactgacactcactagcagacacactaacagacacacacaaactaacacacacacagtaacacactcactgacacacacaaactaacacactcattaacagacacacacacagtaacacactcactgacacatacacactaacacactcattaacagacacacacacagtaacacactcactgacacatacacactcatattttttttttttttagcttttctagttacatTAGTACAattccattgtacagcactacggaatgtgatggcgctatacaaataatataataataataatataccctcTGAATATTGTGCTATAGAAAAGATAGATCATCAGGAACTCTCAGGGTTAACAATCAGGAAGTTAAATCCTCTGATACAAACTGTCCGCACCCTGATTGTGAAATGTGGTAAAACCAGTCCCACTGATTTCTGGGTTCAATGTCCAATTGATTTCTGATAAAAGACAAACTTTCAGTTTCGTCTCTTGTTGCTGCTTTCAGTGATGGCGTCTGCTGATCTAAGAGACGAGCTGGCCTGCTGTATCTGTACGAACATTTATACAGATCCTGTAACCCTGACATGTGGACATAGCTACTGCCGGGTCTGTATCACAAAAACATGGGACAACCAGGAGGAGAGGGAATATTCCTGTCCTGAATGCAGACACAGGTTTAGGGTAAGACCGGAGCTTAAAAGAAACCTGATAATGTGTAACATAGTGGAGAGTTTTCTatctactcacccagagcaggagGAGGTTGGGATCTCCTGTACTTATTGTGTTCACTCTCCTGTACCTGCTGCTAAAACATGTCTGCACTGTGAAGCTTCTCTGTGTGAAGTCCACCTGAGGGCCCACAGCCAGTCAGCAGAACATGTCCTAACTGAGCCCACCACTTCACTGGGGAACAGGAAATGCTCCGTCCACAAGGAAATCCTGAAATATTACTGCTCTGAGGATgctgcctgtatctgtgtgtcctgcAGGCTGGATGGAGAGCACAGGGGACACGCGGTGGAGACTCTGAATGTGGCCTCTGAGAAGAAGAAGGAGAAACTGAGAAATATTCTGCAGAAACTGACCTCAAGGAGAGAGGAGGCTGAGAAAAGAGTCCAGAGCCTGCAGGAGCTCAGGAGAGAAGTGTCAGATAAACCAGCTGGGTTAACAGAGGAAGTCACTGCCCTGATTGGGGGCATCAAGGAACAGCTGGAAGCTCTAGAGAAGCGAGTCCTGAGTGAGATCTCCAGGCAGGTCTCACTCCGAGTCTCAGATCTAATCCGGCAGATGGAAATAAAGAAGGAGGATTTGTCCAGGAAGATGGGTCACATTGAGGAGCTGTGTAACATGACGGATCCTGTAACTGTCTTACAAGTACGGGAATCAGACAGCGCTGACTATTGTGATACTGAGGAGGGAGATAATgaggacagagagagagatgataACAAGGTCCGTGCTGTAGGGGATCTGGATGTGGGTCTGATCTCAGCGACCTTACACTCAGGATTAGCTGGGATTGTGACCGGAATAAAGAGACAGCTCCATGTACCGGCTAATATATTACTGggtgtaaacacggcttcagacatggaACTGGATGTAAACACAGCTTCAGACATGTTACCGggtgtaaacacggcttcagacatgttaccgGATGTAAacgcggcttcagacatgttaccgGACGTAAacgcggcttcagacatgttagtggatgtaaacacggcttcagacatgttaccgggtgtaaacacggcttcagacatgttagtGGGTataaacacggcttcagacatgttagtgggtgtaaacatggcttcagacatgttaccgggtgtaaacacggcttcagacatgttaccgGGTGTAAACAtagcttcagacatgttactgggtgtaaacagggcttcagacatgttactggatGTAAACACGGCTGCTAATACTGCAACTGTATCGGGTGATATGAAAACTGTATCCTGGCATAGATATATGAAGCGGAGACGACCAAAAACACCAGAGAGATTTGAGTATTATCAGGTTCTAAGCTCCACGAGTTTCTCCTCTGGGCGACATTACTGGGAAGTGGAGCGCAGTGAATCAGGGGACTGGAGGGTAGGGATGGCCTATCCCAGTATAGCCAGGGAAGGAGCTCAGGAAGTGATTGGAAATAATAACAAGTCCTGGGGTTTGGAGGGGTACTATAATCAGTATATTGTACTGCATGACAGTAAGAAAATCTGGTTACCTCACCCCGTTTCCAGCCGGAGATTGCGGATATTCCTGGACTACGAGGCCGGGCGGCTGTCCTTTTATGAGCTGTGTGACCCCATCAGACACGTTCACACCTTCACTGCCACCTTCACTGAGCCGCTTCATGCTATAttctgtgtatgtgggggcaatgcctGGCTGAGAATTTATTGAATGATTTATTAGTCTAATTAAAGAGATTTAACTGGAAATCCCGGAGTGGGAATCCGGAGCCGGTAATACTGATCTGGGTGTGGGCGGAGCATAACAACAGGGTTAGCTCCGCCCACTTAAACTGGGTGTGGGCGGAGCCTGTTACTAAGCAACATCtgctctgtgtgtgattgtgggtgAATGTTACTGACATTAAAGCAGAATTACTCAACAACATCtctataattaaaggaccactatagtgccaggaagacataccgtatatactcgag
This region of Pelobates fuscus isolate aPelFus1 chromosome 2, aPelFus1.pri, whole genome shotgun sequence genomic DNA includes:
- the LOC134586402 gene encoding E3 ubiquitin-protein ligase TRIM39-like, translating into MASADLRDELACCICTNIYTDPVTLTCGHSYCRVCITKTWDNQEEREYSCPECRHRFRVRPELKRNLIMCNIVESFLSTHPEQEEVGISCTYCVHSPVPAAKTCLHCEASLCEVHLRAHSQSAEHVLTEPTTSLGNRKCSVHKEILKYYCSEDAACICVSCRLDGEHRGHAVETLNVASEKKKEKLRNILQKLTSRREEAEKRVQSLQELRREVSDKPAGLTEEVTALIGGIKEQLEALEKRVLSEISRQVSLRVSDLIRQMEIKKEDLSRKMGHIEELCNMTDPVTVLQVRESDSADYCDTEEGDNEDRERDDNKVRAVGDLDVGLISATLHSGLAGIVTGIKRQLLGVNRASDMLLDVNTAANTATVSGDMKTVSWHRYMKRRRPKTPERFEYYQVLSSTSFSSGRHYWEVERSESGDWRVGMAYPSIAREGAQEVIGNNNKSWGLEGYYNQYIVLHDSKKIWLPHPVSSRRLRIFLDYEAGRLSFYELCDPIRHVHTFTATFTEPLHAIFCVCGGNAWLRIY